From a region of the Odocoileus virginianus isolate 20LAN1187 ecotype Illinois unplaced genomic scaffold, Ovbor_1.2 Unplaced_Contig_5, whole genome shotgun sequence genome:
- the LOC110141390 gene encoding olfactory receptor 9S13-like → MSPHGNRNFSVMTLQEFVLEGFEGGPQTQVLLFALFLALYMMAIQGNLTMIVLITLDAHLHSPMYFFLKNLSFLDLCYTSIITPNTLANILSSSKVITFAGCTTQLFFFSLMCTTQGLLLAVMAYDRFVAICSPLRYPISMRPSVCARLVLGSYCGGCLNSILQTSFTFSLPFCSSNHIDHFFCDVPPLLKLACGDTALNELLLFGICGLIIVGVTIVVLTSYGYITVTILRMRSAAGRHKIFSTCGSHMTAVTVLIGTVFVMYAQPGAVQSMEQGKVVSVFYTMVIPMLNPLIYSLRNKDVKDALRRLGWKHTSS, encoded by the coding sequence ATGTCACCCCATGGAAATAGAAACTTTTCAGTGATGACTTTGCAGGAGTTTGTGCTGGAGGGATTTGAGGGAGGTCCGCAGACCCAGGTCCTGCTCTTTGCTCTGTTCCTGGCCCTGTACATGATGGCCATCCAAGGGAACCTCACCATGATCGTGCTCATTACCCTAGATGCCCACCTGCACTCCccaatgtacttcttcctcaagAACCTCTCCTTCCTAGATTTGTGCTATACATCTATCATCACCCCCAACACCCTGGCCAACATCCTGTCCTCCTCCAAGGTCATCACTTTTGCTGGCTGTACCACCCAACTGTTCTTCTTCTCCCTGATGTGCACCACCCAGGGTCTCCTCTTGGccgtgatggcctatgaccgcttcgTGGCCATCTGCAGCCCCCTGCGCTACCCCATCTCCATGCGCCCCTCAGTCTGTGCCCGCCTGGTGCTGGGCTCCTACTGCGGGGGCTGCCTCAACTCCATCCTGCAGACCAGCTTCACATTCAGCCTCCCGTTCTGCAGCTCCAACCACATCGACCACTTCTTCTGTGATGTGCCGCCTCTGCTCAAGCTTGCCTGTGGCGACACAGCCCTCAATGAGCTGCTCTTGTTTGGCATCTGTGGCCTCATCATCGTGGGTGTGACAATTGTGGTCCTCACCTCCTATGGCTACATCACAGTGACCATCCTGAGGATGCGCTCAGCAGCTGGGCGCCACAAAATCTTCTCTACCTGCGGCTCccacatgactgcagtgactgtCCTTATTGGGACTGTCTTTGTCATGTATGCCCAGCCGGGagctgtgcagtccatggagcagGGCAAGGTGGTCTCTGTCTTCTACACCATGGTCATCCCGATGCTCAACCCCCTCATCTACAGCCTGAGAAACAAGGATGTGAAGGATGCCCTGAGGAGACTGGGGTGGAAACACACATCCTCCTGA